The following nucleotide sequence is from Salvia miltiorrhiza cultivar Shanhuang (shh) chromosome 7, IMPLAD_Smil_shh, whole genome shotgun sequence.
GCACATGAATTCGATCGGTTATAATGCTGATGAGTACTTACTATGGCAGGTTTTAGCTGCCACTCAAACTCCAGGACAGGCAGGTAAAAATTGGTTTCAAGGCACAGCAGATGCTGTGCGGCAATTCCACTGGCTTTTTGAGGTATGAGATTTCTGCTTTGTGACAATAATGTAAATAGAGCATTAGATCGGATGCAAAGACAACCAAGTCCATGTAAACATAGAAACATATTAGCGTGCAAATGTATGACGTTAAGAAGAGTCCAATTCCATGCACCACAGGATCCAAGAAGTAAAGATATTGAAGATGTTCTCATTCTATCTGGCGATCACTTGTACAGGATGGACTATATGGACTTTGTTCAGGTAAGTTACAATAGAACGATTAAGTGCAAGATTATTGCAGTTCAAATCTATGTATTCATAGCATTAACAATACATAAGATTTTGTTTTCTGCAGTCTCACCGCCAAAGTGGAGCAGATATTACTTTATCATCTTTACCTATAGATGAAAGGTATATCAGTTTTGCAACAAGAGAGTGGATTTTAAGCATTATGCCCTGTCAGCAAGTCTTATTATCACTATAAATTGATTGTGAATTAGCATTTATTGTGCAAAGAATAGCATAAGAAAGATGCAGGTAAATGCAGAGAATAGTAAGATAAAAGATAACATAAATATGGAAAGGGTGATTGCATTTGTTCACACAGAAACAAGTCCTTCATGTCTAGCTATTGaaagtataaaaataataagcaCAGTATTAGATCGTAGCTGTCAGCTTTGGTGTTTCCTTGTATACAAACACATAAATATTTCATGAAATTTATCTCTTTTCATAATAGCCGCGCCTCAGATTTTGGTTTGATGAAAATTGACAATAAAGGGAGGGTCCTCTCATTCAGTGAAAAACCACGAGGAAATGAGTTGAAGGCAATGGTAATTGTGGATATACATACTTACTCCCAGCAACTGTTTTCTAAATTGAGGATGGAAGCAATTACAGTGGTATATTTCAGGCAGTAGACACAACAGTTCTTGGACTCTCGCAAGAAGAAGCAGAAAAGAAGCCTTATATAGCTTCAATGGGAGTTTATGTCTTCAAGAAGGAAATACTTCTCAATCTTTTAAGGTAAATATAAAACCCACTCGAATACAAATATCTGTGTTATCTAATATGTGAAGACTTAGTAAATGTCTTTTGTTCTGTTTCTTGAGATGGCGTTTCCCTACTGCGAATGACTTTGGTTCAGAAATAATCCCTGCATCAGCTAAAGAGTTCCATATTCAGGTTTTCTAAAGATTTTTCACCAAGACATGATAACTTCTTCAAGAGTACAATTTCACAACTACATGTTTTTGACATACTGAAAATTTCTGCAGGCTTATCTATTTAACGACTACTGGGAAGATATTGGGACAATACGTTCCTTTTTTGAAGCAAACCTAGCCCTTACAGAACAGGTACGGTTCCTATAGTGCAAAGTTTCACTCTTTTAAGATGCTATCATCACTTAAGCTCTCTTTTGGAAGCAGGTGATGATAGGATGAACGATAGAAACTTTCACGGTTCATTTGTAAATAATATTGATGTTTTTCTCTTGCATTGCTTTGTCATTTCAGCCACCAAGATTCAGCTTCTATGATGCTACAAAGCCAATCTACACATCTAGAAGAAACTTGCCACCATCAAAGATAGATGACAGCAAGGTTATCACACTTTTAGCATTACTGAGAATCTTAAAAATGCATATCACATCACTTTCAAATGCCACCCCATGGAGATTCTTCTGTCTTATCATCTTCAAGAAGCTTATTTTTGTTTTGCAGATTGTTGATTCTATAATTTCACATGGTAGTTTCTTGACCAGTTGCTTAATCGAGCACAGTGTTATTGGTATCCGTTCACGCATAAACTCCAATGCCCACCTAAAGGTTTGCTAGAAGTGCtctttttctgaattttcaacaCTTTTCTGAATAGTATTCTAAATTTTCGTTTATTTGGAAGGAAAGTAAAGTTGTTAGGAAATAAGATTCCAAGGAAAATGAATCGAAGAGATTTATTTTCATGTGTTTAGAAAATACTAACAAAATTATATAGAAtctcaattaaaaaatataagaatattGAAAAGGGCCGAATAACTTTAAGCCCACTCATTTTCTCCTCCTCTTAGTCATTTTCTCCATAGTCACAGAATCCATGCCAAACAAACGGGCCCTAAGTGAATTTCCTTAAGTACAACTCTACCTAGTCTTTTGATATGGTTCTATCCTAAAAGTCGAATAGGAATTGATTCAAGCTCTTGATAATCTCTGGTTTTCACCAATGACCTCGGTTAGACTAGCAGAACACCTGGCAGGCTTGTTACGCTACTCTTACAGCAGTCTTTCATATTCAAGTCAGATACAGAGAGTCTGGAGAAGTTcaacttcatatatatatatatatacagagagagagagcagcaACACATATATAAGGGTGCAAGGTGTCCTTTTTAATGCACATCTAGACCATATGTGACAGTGGTATCAATGATGAAAGATTATCGAAACCTCCAGGCAGTGTAGAAAATACTTTAGATGTTTATATTACTTGGCAATTTGAGGACCCTTGAAGGTAACATGGTTTCTACCATATTTACCCATAGGTAACATCAGAAAACAGCAATCAACAGTAGTTAGCAGGCCAGCCTTCCCAAAATTAACTCTgaagaataaataaatgaagccggggaaaaaaaatcaattgcATATGTAACCTGTTTAAGATTTTGGTAATTTTGTCCCCATATGAAGTGTTTGCTAAGCTTTGAGGTTATTGCAGGATACGGTGATGCTGGGGGCTGACTTCTATGAAACTGATTCAGAAATTGCCTCTGCCTTATCAAAGGGGAAAGTACCTTTAGGAATTGGAGAGAATACAAGAATCAAGTACAGACAATTTTATTTATGAGTAAATCCTCAAAAGTTCTTTCACACTATTTTCGTTCTCACATTTCTCCCTTTTGCATATGCAGAGAATGCATCATTGACAAGAATGCTAGAATTGGGAAAAACGTAGTCATTGAAAATTCAGATGTAAGTTTTTTCTCAGAATACTTA
It contains:
- the LOC130991526 gene encoding glucose-1-phosphate adenylyltransferase large subunit 3, chloroplastic/amyloplastic, whose protein sequence is MAVTADGRVALSATGQLRRPARSYARSGRLVKFGNGELMGQKLKFAPIQQRKSENAIRSHVCNTLIADLAGEAKLRDLEMEKRDPRTVVAIILGGGAGTRLFPLTKRRAKPAVPMGGAYRLIDVPMSNCINSGINKVYILTQFNSASLNRHLARAYNFGSGVSFGDGYVEVLAATQTPGQAGKNWFQGTADAVRQFHWLFEDPRSKDIEDVLILSGDHLYRMDYMDFVQSHRQSGADITLSSLPIDESRASDFGLMKIDNKGRVLSFSEKPRGNELKAMAVDTTVLGLSQEEAEKKPYIASMGVYVFKKEILLNLLRWRFPTANDFGSEIIPASAKEFHIQAYLFNDYWEDIGTIRSFFEANLALTEQPPRFSFYDATKPIYTSRRNLPPSKIDDSKIVDSIISHGSFLTSCLIEHSVIGIRSRINSNAHLKDTVMLGADFYETDSEIASALSKGKVPLGIGENTRIKECIIDKNARIGKNVVIENSDGVQEADRTSEGFYIRSGVTIILKNAIIKDGTVI